The following coding sequences lie in one Spirosoma sp. KUDC1026 genomic window:
- a CDS encoding outer membrane beta-barrel protein, which produces MKVKVYLIALCLSFSGLASAQTPVSTATIANPAYVPLAYNQRPSQSASNPGLTTGPAGKPLNSRSYGKSSTQANNSWDVYRTTAVKRTKDITYEDFVFGIYLGTNSTRFAGDELNVGGDLSSRVGYQAGFFARTGGRVYGQLGAEYFASSSNYYIKSYDAGQPVQDRISIQYIQIPAYIGYKLVESDRGVSAVRLQAGVEYANRVNATSGKFQLSNAQIKSGTVNALGQLGFDLGPLLIDLTYHYGFGSAIQETKSPGFAGAQRRVLSASIGVKL; this is translated from the coding sequence ATGAAAGTGAAAGTATACCTGATTGCCCTGTGCCTAAGTTTTTCGGGACTGGCAAGCGCACAAACTCCCGTCTCTACGGCTACCATTGCCAACCCAGCCTACGTACCGCTGGCGTATAACCAACGGCCAAGCCAATCGGCGTCAAATCCTGGGCTAACTACCGGCCCGGCCGGTAAACCGTTAAACAGCCGTTCGTACGGCAAATCCAGTACCCAAGCCAATAACAGCTGGGACGTCTACCGGACAACAGCCGTAAAACGAACCAAAGACATAACGTATGAGGATTTCGTTTTCGGCATTTACCTGGGAACCAACTCAACCCGCTTTGCCGGCGATGAGCTTAACGTCGGTGGCGATTTATCGAGTCGGGTGGGGTATCAGGCCGGGTTCTTTGCCCGAACGGGTGGTCGGGTATATGGTCAGCTCGGGGCTGAGTATTTTGCCTCCAGTTCAAACTATTACATCAAGTCATACGACGCAGGGCAACCTGTTCAGGATCGGATAAGCATCCAGTACATTCAGATTCCGGCTTACATCGGTTATAAACTGGTGGAGTCGGATCGGGGGGTGTCGGCTGTTCGTCTGCAGGCTGGGGTAGAATATGCCAACCGGGTGAATGCCACTAGCGGCAAGTTCCAATTGTCGAACGCTCAAATCAAAAGTGGTACGGTCAATGCCCTTGGTCAGCTGGGATTTGATCTGGGCCCCTTACTGATTGATCTGACGTATCATTATGGTTTTGGCAGCGCCATACAGGAAACAAAATCGCCCGGCTTTGCTGGTGCTCAGCGCCGGGTACTCAGCGCCAGTATTGGCGTTAAACTTTAA
- a CDS encoding outer membrane beta-barrel protein — MKNLFKTALLLTGVCSTSLVLAQQNSYDDRYRTNSRQDERRNDRYRDERLEERREYRERDDEYRRYNNRYEDRMGNDRNYGRRFDERDLSEAYDQGFDDGRNSVEAEERKERRENYKNFAFGIYAGANSTRFEGEDVSGNKLSGRLGYQLGFFVRGGGRVYGQIGAEYLTSSSDFYQPGDGQAGSVGDLIGNVDQKYIHVPALIGVKLAESERGVSAVRLAVGAEYAAPLGVNNNAFNFESRDFRAATVNGLANLGFDAGPLMLDFRYHYGFADVINDTDNTKRRIVSVNVGFKF; from the coding sequence ATGAAAAATCTATTTAAAACAGCACTGTTGCTAACGGGTGTGTGCAGTACAAGCCTGGTGCTGGCGCAGCAGAACTCTTACGATGACCGCTATCGAACCAACTCGCGGCAGGATGAACGGCGGAACGACCGGTACCGGGATGAGCGTCTCGAAGAACGGCGGGAATACCGGGAGCGGGATGATGAGTATCGTCGGTACAATAACCGATATGAAGACCGAATGGGCAATGATCGCAACTACGGTCGCCGGTTCGACGAACGCGACCTGAGCGAGGCCTACGATCAGGGTTTTGATGATGGTCGTAACAGTGTCGAAGCAGAAGAGCGTAAGGAACGGCGGGAAAACTATAAAAACTTTGCGTTTGGTATCTATGCAGGGGCGAACTCAACCCGTTTTGAAGGGGAAGACGTGTCTGGTAACAAACTATCGGGACGGCTGGGCTATCAGTTAGGTTTCTTCGTACGGGGCGGTGGCCGCGTGTACGGACAAATCGGGGCTGAGTATTTGACGTCAAGTTCTGATTTTTATCAGCCCGGCGATGGTCAGGCAGGTAGCGTTGGCGATCTGATCGGTAATGTTGACCAGAAATATATTCACGTACCGGCACTGATTGGCGTGAAACTGGCTGAATCGGAGCGGGGTGTTTCGGCCGTACGGCTGGCGGTAGGGGCTGAATATGCCGCACCGCTGGGCGTAAACAACAATGCCTTCAACTTCGAATCGCGCGACTTCCGGGCCGCTACGGTTAACGGGCTGGCAAATTTGGGTTTCGATGCGGGTCCGCTGATGCTGGACTTCCGGTACCACTACGGTTTCGCGGACGTGATCAACGATACCGACAATACGAAACGCCGGATTGTGAGTGTAAACGTTGGCTTTAAATTCTAG
- a CDS encoding bifunctional precorrin-2 dehydrogenase/sirohydrochlorin ferrochelatase, whose translation MNTLFPIFVKAEQLHTLIVGGGYVGLEKVTALLASSPQATITLVAPDIRDDIRALAAQTPNLALLQEPYQVDHLAGKDLVIAGTNDKAVNQQVQQDCKAHRILVNVADTPALCDFYLSSVVKKGDLKIAISTNGKSPTFAKRFREVLEEILPDSLQETLDNLTAIRNQLKGDFVQKMEKLNEITKVLK comes from the coding sequence ATGAATACGCTGTTCCCTATTTTCGTTAAGGCCGAGCAACTGCACACCCTTATTGTGGGTGGTGGTTATGTCGGGCTGGAGAAAGTAACCGCTCTGCTGGCTAGCTCGCCACAGGCTACTATTACGCTTGTGGCTCCCGACATCCGTGACGACATCCGTGCCCTGGCCGCGCAGACACCCAACCTGGCGCTGCTTCAGGAACCGTATCAGGTTGATCACCTTGCGGGCAAGGATCTGGTTATTGCAGGCACGAACGACAAAGCTGTCAACCAGCAGGTGCAGCAGGATTGCAAAGCTCACCGGATTCTGGTGAACGTAGCAGACACACCCGCCCTCTGTGATTTTTACCTGAGCTCGGTCGTGAAGAAAGGGGATCTGAAAATTGCAATTTCGACCAACGGCAAATCCCCCACCTTTGCCAAACGTTTCCGCGAAGTACTCGAAGAGATTTTGCCCGACAGTCTGCAGGAAACGCTGGACAACCTGACCGCCATCCGGAATCAGCTCAAGGGCGACTTTGTGCAGAAAATGGAGAAATTGAACGAGATAACGAAAGTACTGAAGTAG
- a CDS encoding PorT family protein has protein sequence MKTQVTFLAACLLGAGLATAQTTNTYSTTSTTYTTSPVTTDSSNMTNGTYVAPTNTSDNNGTSTTSGYNTNTAGTPAYATTTTTTEYSSTDNQTRRNRKDDDKPWGKEGKFGVYVGANLSQFVNEPIPDDAFRAGWQAGLYGRTGGTVFGQIGLEYRNSTSSLIRNGGSGTTVSQVSGRIDQHFIAIPAYVGARIGSALGLRVQVGAELASLVAVGNNNFGLGRDDLNRTILNGLAGIGINLGPVTVDAVYNHGFVNVFDAGADTRRNILALNVGFRF, from the coding sequence ATGAAAACTCAGGTTACATTCCTGGCAGCATGCCTGCTGGGCGCTGGACTGGCTACCGCCCAGACAACCAACACGTACTCGACCACGAGCACAACGTATACGACTTCGCCCGTAACGACCGACAGTTCGAATATGACTAACGGTACGTACGTAGCACCAACCAACACGTCCGACAATAACGGCACGAGTACGACCAGCGGGTATAACACCAATACCGCCGGAACCCCTGCTTACGCAACCACGACGACAACAACCGAGTACAGCTCGACCGACAACCAAACCAGAAGAAACCGCAAGGATGACGACAAACCCTGGGGTAAAGAAGGTAAGTTCGGTGTTTACGTAGGTGCTAACCTATCGCAGTTCGTAAATGAACCTATCCCTGACGACGCGTTCCGTGCGGGCTGGCAGGCTGGTCTGTACGGCCGCACAGGTGGTACGGTGTTCGGACAAATTGGTCTGGAGTACCGGAATTCGACCTCGAGCCTGATTCGTAATGGTGGATCGGGAACGACGGTTAGTCAGGTGAGCGGACGGATTGACCAGCACTTCATTGCTATCCCTGCCTATGTGGGAGCTCGCATCGGTAGTGCCTTGGGTCTGCGCGTACAAGTTGGTGCTGAACTGGCCTCGCTGGTAGCCGTAGGAAATAACAACTTCGGTCTGGGTCGCGATGACCTGAATCGCACGATTCTGAACGGTCTGGCTGGTATCGGTATCAATCTGGGACCTGTAACCGTAGATGCGGTTTACAACCACGGTTTCGTAAACGTATTCGATGCTGGTGCTGACACACGCCGGAATATTCTGGCTCTGAACGTGGGTTTCCGCTTCTAA
- the pgi gene encoding glucose-6-phosphate isomerase produces the protein MLANHRFTDLPAYSELKAHYETISDRHLRDLFAEDPGRFPRFTRQFEDILLDFSKNRITDETLSLLLQLAEQAGLTDAIGKMFSGDKINRTEDRAVLHVALRNRSNTPIRVDGADVMPDVNEVLGRMKRFTERIRSGEWKGYTGEAITDVVNIGIGGSDLGPVMVTEALKPYADDKKLRVHFVSNVDGVHIYETLQKVKPETTLFLIASKTFTTQETMTNAQSARQWFLDTAKDEAAIAKHFAALSTNKKDVEKFGIDADNMFGFWDWVGGRYSLWSAIGLSIALYIGFDKFEELLEGGHAMDQHFRDTPIEQNLPVMLALVGIWYNNFFNAQTEAILPYDQYMHRFAAYFQQGDMESNGKSVDRDGNPVDYQTGPIIWGEPGTNGQHAFYQLIHQGTKLIPCDFLAPAISQRPIGEHHKILMANYFAQTEALMNGKTEDEAAEELRKSGKSEDEIQALAPFKMFSGNRPTNSILFKKLTPRTLGSLIALYEHKIFTQGVIWDIFSFDQWGVELGKQLASRILPELQDDAEVTTHDSSTNGLMNAFKAMRSE, from the coding sequence ATGCTTGCTAACCACCGATTTACCGATTTGCCGGCTTATTCTGAGCTGAAAGCCCATTACGAAACCATCAGCGATCGCCACCTGCGCGATCTGTTTGCCGAAGATCCAGGCCGGTTTCCCCGGTTTACCCGTCAGTTTGAGGATATTCTGCTGGACTTTTCCAAAAACCGAATTACTGACGAAACCTTGTCACTGCTACTGCAACTGGCCGAACAGGCGGGGCTGACCGACGCCATCGGTAAAATGTTCTCGGGTGACAAAATTAACCGGACCGAGGACCGGGCCGTTTTGCACGTAGCACTCCGTAACCGCTCGAACACGCCGATTCGGGTGGACGGGGCCGACGTAATGCCCGACGTAAACGAGGTACTTGGCCGCATGAAACGCTTCACGGAGCGGATTCGCTCGGGTGAGTGGAAAGGCTATACCGGCGAAGCCATCACCGATGTCGTGAATATCGGGATTGGTGGTTCGGACCTGGGTCCGGTCATGGTGACCGAAGCCCTGAAGCCGTATGCCGACGATAAAAAACTGCGAGTACATTTTGTTTCGAACGTTGATGGCGTTCATATCTACGAAACCTTGCAAAAGGTTAAACCCGAAACGACCCTGTTCCTGATTGCGTCCAAAACTTTCACGACGCAGGAAACCATGACCAACGCCCAGTCGGCGCGGCAGTGGTTCCTCGATACGGCCAAAGATGAAGCGGCTATCGCCAAACACTTTGCGGCCCTGTCGACCAATAAAAAAGACGTGGAGAAATTCGGGATTGATGCCGACAATATGTTTGGTTTCTGGGACTGGGTGGGCGGTCGCTACTCGCTCTGGTCGGCTATTGGTCTATCGATCGCGCTGTACATCGGTTTCGATAAGTTTGAAGAATTGCTGGAAGGGGGCCACGCCATGGACCAGCACTTCCGCGATACGCCCATCGAGCAAAATTTACCGGTCATGCTGGCGTTGGTAGGTATCTGGTACAATAATTTTTTTAATGCCCAGACCGAAGCTATCCTGCCTTATGACCAGTACATGCACCGCTTTGCGGCCTACTTCCAGCAGGGCGACATGGAAAGCAACGGCAAATCCGTTGACCGCGACGGTAACCCCGTCGATTACCAGACAGGGCCAATCATCTGGGGGGAACCCGGCACGAACGGCCAGCACGCTTTCTACCAGCTTATTCACCAGGGTACGAAACTGATCCCCTGCGATTTTCTGGCACCGGCCATCAGCCAGCGGCCCATTGGCGAACACCACAAAATTCTGATGGCGAACTATTTCGCCCAGACCGAAGCGCTGATGAACGGTAAAACCGAAGACGAAGCGGCCGAGGAACTACGTAAATCGGGCAAGAGCGAAGACGAGATTCAGGCGCTGGCTCCCTTCAAAATGTTCTCGGGTAACCGGCCAACGAACTCAATCCTGTTCAAGAAGCTGACCCCTCGTACGCTGGGCAGCCTGATCGCACTGTACGAACACAAGATCTTCACGCAGGGGGTAATCTGGGATATTTTCAGCTTCGACCAGTGGGGTGTTGAATTGGGAAAACAACTCGCGAGCCGGATTCTGCCCGAATTGCAGGACGATGCCGAAGTTACGACGCACGACAGCTCGACCAACGGCCTGATGAACGCTTTTAAAGCAATGCGGAGCGAATAG